A genomic segment from Triticum dicoccoides isolate Atlit2015 ecotype Zavitan chromosome 1A, WEW_v2.0, whole genome shotgun sequence encodes:
- the LOC119275998 gene encoding metalloendoproteinase 1-MMP-like, which produces MVPCRPARAAACLPLLLILCLLSCAAARSAPAPAPVHGRHHGQGWHSFKRLLDAQRGTRVTGLGDLKRYLATFGYMPKHAGAEHGGDPTDAFDEHLEAAVRRYQSRLSLPVTGRLDAVTLDQMMSPRCGVQDDHGASVSPEHGGAVSRFTFFKGKPRWTRRSDPDPVVLTYAVSPTATVGYLAPDDVRAVFRRAFERWARVIPVAFVETDDYDEADIKVGFYEGSHGDGVPFDGPLGVLGHAFSPKNGRLHLDAAERWAVDFAGETKASAAIDLESVATHEIGHVLGLGHSTSPQAVMYPSIKPLEKKADLTVDDVEGVQLLYGSNPDFRLSSLYDATDTSGSPAGSSWAASSAGVVLCAVLVILVTHL; this is translated from the coding sequence ATGGTTCCATGTCGCCCCGCTCGGGCAGCTGCGTGCCTCCCGCTGCTGCTGATACTTTGCCTCCTCTCGTGCGCCGCCGCGCGgtctgcgccggcgccggcgccggtgcaCGGCCGGCACCATGGCCAAGGGTGGCACTCGTTCAAGCGGCTGCTAGACGCGCAGCGGGGGACCCGCGTGACGGGGCTCGGCGACCTGAAGCGGTACCTGGCCACGTTCGGCTACATGCCCAAGCATGCCGGGGCGGAGCACGGCGGTGACCCGACGGACGCCTTCGACGAGCACCTCGAGGCCGCCGTCAGACGGTACCAGTCCCGGCTCAGCCTGCCGGTCACCGGCCGGCTCGACGCCGTGACGCTCGACCAGATGATGTCCCCGCGCTGCGGCGTCCAGGACGACCACGGCGCGTCCGTCTCGCCGGAGCACGGCGGCGCGGTCAGCCGGTTCACCTTCTTCAAGGGCAAGCCGCGGTGGACGCGGCGGTCGGACCCGGACCCGGTTGTGCTCACGTACGCCGTGTCGCCGACGGCCACCGTCGGCTACCTGGCGCCCGACGACGTGAGGGCCGTGTTCCGGCGCGCGTTCGAGCGGTGGGCGCGGGTCATCCCCGTGGCGTTCGTCGAGACGGACGACTACGACGAGGCCgacatcaaggtggggttctacgaGGGCAGCCACGGCGACGGGGTGCCCTTCGACGGGCCGCTCGGCGTGCTCGGCCACGCCTTCTCCCCGAAGAACGGGCGGCTCCACCTCGACGCCGCGGAGCGGTGGGCGGTGGACTTCGCTGGCGAAACAAAAGCTTCCGCGGCCATCGACCTGGAGTCCGTGGCGACTCACGAGATCGGCCACGTCCTCGGGCTCGGACACTCGACTTCGCCGCAGGCCGTCATGTACCCGAGCATCAAgccgctggagaagaaggccgaccTCACCGTCGACGACGTCGAAGGCGTGCAGCTGCTGTACGGGTCCAACCCGGATTTCAGGCTCAGCTCCCTCTACGACGCGACGGACACCTCCGGCTCGCCGGCGGGGAGCAGTTGGGCTGCTTCCTCGGCTGGGGTAGTTCTTTGTGCGGTCCTGGTCATACTCGTGACGCACTTGTAG